Within Thermococcus indicus, the genomic segment GTTTGTTCCTCTTTATATCGGCCAGGAGTTTCATAGCCCTGGCCTTCTCGCGGAGGCCCAGATACTTCCAGCCCTCACGGTAGTGGAAGGTTCTGCCCTCGTAGAACATCATGCCCTTTGGATCCGAGTTCACGATTTGAACGTCCGCGTTGAGGAGTCCGAGGAGGTGAGCCAAAGGCCCGTCCTCGCCGTGGGGCAGCATATGGAAAGCACCGGTGGAGAGGCCGAAGCCCCTGTAGTTTAGGTTCGTGAAGCGCCCACCGACGTAGGGGGCCTTTTCGAGGACTATGACATCGTAACCATTTTTAGCTAAGAAAGAGGCCGTCAGAAGGCCGCCGATTCCGGAGCCTATTACAACCGCCCTCATTTTTCTCACCTGAAAACCTGAGGGAAGAGGAGAATATAAGGGTTGTTCCTAAAAGGAAGAAAAAACTCACAGCCTCCACTCCACTCCCAGAATCTCGCTGTAAGCTTCCAGGACCATCTCAAGGTACTCCTTGGCGGTGCCGACCTTGTCAATTCTGAACTTCTCCGCCCAGCGCTCGTTGCCGAACTCCTCGCTTCCAGCTGAAACGAGGTCTATCACGCGCATGCTGTCCCAGAATGCAGGGGCATAGCCGGCCTTCCTCGCGTACTCGATGAGCCTCTTGAGCTGCTTCCTGGCGTGCTCCTCCATGTCAACGTTCTCTCCGTAGGCGTCCATGAAAAGCGCCTTAAGGACGGGCTTCATCCAGCCGCGGTGGAAGCGGCACCAGCCGACGTTGTCGTACCAGAACTCCCAGAGGGCGCTCGCGATTATCTTCTGGGCCAGCTCCTCGGGCTCGAGGAAAACGCCGAACTGGTAGAACGTCCAGTAGCGACCCTGAATCGGGAGCGGTATGTAGTTGCCTATCGCCCAGTACATCGTCGGCGTCATCTCGCCGTCCTCGCCGAGCGGAACGAAGACACCGTAGTCCTTGAAGCTCTCACCGTACTTCAGCCTGTCCTTGAACCTCTCGTCGAGGATAACGCTCGCCTTCCTCTTGCCGAGGCCTATTATCCTGGCTATCTCGTTCTCGGCGAAGGCCACAAGGCGGGCCAGCTCGGCCACGAGCCTAGCGTTGACCTCGCTCGCCTCGACCGGGCGCTCGAGGAGTGCCTCCTTCGTGAACTCCGGCTTTCCGCTTATACCGACCTCCTCCGGCTTCAGCAGACCACGATGGACGAGCTCGAGAACCCAGGCGGCCGTTCCGCCGAACTCTATCGCGTCGAAGCCCATCGCGTCTGCCGCGTGGACGCTTATGTCGCTGGCCCTCAGGCTTATGCTTCCGCTCAGCGGGCCGTTGGCCTCGTAGGGTTCGTACTCAACGTGGTGGCCGCGGCGGTACTTCTTACAGACCACCGGACACGGCTCGCCGCAGGTCGTCCAGTTCTTGGGCTTTATGGCCTCCTCGTTGAAGGGCTCCCAGTAGTGCTTCATTATGTTCTCGTGAATCCTTATGCGCTCCTCCTTCGGAATGTACGGCATCTGCCAGTTGAGAATCGGGACGAAGTCGCCCTCGGCCGGGTAGTTTCCGCCGAAGGTTCCGCCGGTGTTGAGCTTGGGGTTGAAACGGTACTTGGTGGTCTTCTCGCTTATGATTTCATTGTAGGGCTTCTTGTGAACGCCCTCAACAATCGCCTTGGAGGTCCTGAAGTTGCCGATGTCCTCGCCCGGGAAGGGCCTCTTCCTCGGCTTGCCACCGAAGATTATTCCGACGACGTTGTGGGCCCTCAACAAAACGCTTCCGGAGCCTCCACGGGCGGCCCAGTCCTCGCTGCCGACCAAGCGTTCTCCCTTCCGGAGGGCCTGGGAGAATATCGCGCCGTAGTTGGTGTTCAGAGCGGCGGGGCCTACAACGGCTATGCGGTACTCGAAGTCGAACTTATCGCCAAAGGTATCGATGAGGTACTGGGTGAGCGCGTAGACGCCTTCCTCATCCTTGTAGCCCCTCCATATCTCGATGACCTTTTCGAGTTCAATCTCGTGGAGCTCAACCCTTACGCTCTCGCCGTCGTTGTAGAGGAGAACGACGACGGGCTTCTCGGCTTTGCCCTCGAAGGTCACGAAATCAACGCCGACGTTCTTGAAGGCGTAGGCCGCTCCGCCCATGGCGGAGGGGAACAGGGTTCCGTAAAGGGGGGAACGGAAGAAGAACATGAGCCGGTGGGCCCCAGGCAGGGTCGAGCCCGAGAATGGTCCCATACCCATGACAACGACGTTCTTCGGGTCGTAGGGTTCAACGCTGTGGGTTTCAAGGTTCTCGTGAACCTCTATGCCGTAGTCTATGACCCCGTATATCCCGTCCCTCTCCAGCTCCTCACTCTCCACCTTCTTCTCGTCCAGATTGAGCCTGAGAACTGTGAACTTCATGACTCCCACCCCTGTGTATCACTCCGAGTGTTAGTTTTGGGCTGAAGAATATTTAAGGCTTCCGATGGGCCTATCAAAAAAGTTGGGCGGGAGGTTATAAAAACCTTAGCAATCGGGACGGCCGAGGAACGTTGCGGAAACCAGAGAAGAAAGGGAAAGACGGAAGATCACTCGATCTTCTCGAACCTCTCCTCGAGCCTCTTGAGGACGCCCGGGAGGGTGGTGTACTCCATGTCCTCCATCGGGAGCCTGTGGGGCTCGAACGGGCCGTGCCTGCGCATGTACTCGGCGATCTCAACGGCCTTCTGCCTGGCGCCGTCGAAGGCCGGGTCGTCGAAGAGGTCAACCGGACCGACGAGCTTTCCTTCTGGGCTTATCTGCCAGCCGAGGGCGACGACGCGCGGCGGGCCGTCGAACCTCGTCGGGTTGGCCTGGTGCATCGCGACCGGCATGACCGGGCCGTTGTGGGAACCCCTCATCCATCCGCTGACGAGGTGCGGGAAGGCGAAGGGCTCGAGAACCTCACCAAGGGCCGGCAGTCCGCTCTGGGCGCGGACGATTGCTACAGGGTCGTCCTTCCCTATGTACTCGCCGGCTATCTCAAAGAGCTTCTCGGTGCTCACAACGGCGACCGGCTCGTCCTTGGCTATCTTGTGCCCCTCCTTCGGGAAGACGCGCTTGATGACGTACCTGCTCTTGGCGCCGATGAGGGCGAGGAGATCGTAGACTTCCTCCGGCGTGTTAAGGATCACGCGCTTGTGCTCCTTTATGTCCCAGACCTCGAAGCGGAAGCCCATGTGCATGTTCGGGTCGATGACGAGGCCGGCGGTGTTGAACGGGTCCGCGAACATCCTGAATATCGGCAGGTTGAACGCACCGGGCTCGGTCTTGTCCATGTGGAACGTGACAACGGGCTCGCTCTTCCTGAGGGTTATCTCCATCTCGGCTATTCCCGGACCCATTCCGCGGATGTTGCCGCTGAAGGCGTCCTTGAGGAGGTCCTGACCGGCACCGTAGAGGCCGAGCTCCTTGGCGACCCTGGTGGCCTCCTCGAAGGCCTTCCAGGCCAGGCCGTGTATCTCGGAGCTGTCAACACCCTTCCTGTGGGTCATGATGAGCTGAAGGTCATCTCCGCAGGTGGCGACGTAGAAGTCGATGATGGTTCCGTCCTCGACGGCCTTTGAGAGGACTTCCTCGGCCGTCTCGACGAGCTGCGGGTGCACCCTCGAGTGCCCCGGCCAGCCGCCGATGTCGGCCTTGATCACGCTGAGGGTTATCTTTTCTCCAACTGCCATTGGCAACCACCGATAGCTTTAACCACTTTTATGCTTATAAAACGTTAATATCACCGTCGATGATACACAAAAAGGAGTCAAAATTCGGGAAGTCTAAGGGCGCGGGAGTAAGAACGAAAGGAACCTCACTCGCAGATGTCGGTCCAGCCGAACTCCTCTCTGGCCACCTTGATGAGGTTCTTGAGCTCCTCCTTCTTGATGTTGACGCTGGAGCTCGCCCCGACGAGGGCTATAATGCCGTGCACCTCTTCCTGAACCTGAATCACATCGTCGCTGACCTTGACTATGCGGAGCTCCCTCCTGGCGGTCTCGTCGTCGCTTATCTTGAACTTGTCCTTTCCAATAACCACTGGCTCCTCCATGGTAATCACCAGGATATTTTTGTAAGCCAAAGTTAATAAAACTTCCGCCAATCATAAAACTTATAAACCCGCCCCCGCTAAGGTTAAGCTGGACGGGGGCATGGTGTAGCCTGGTCCATCATCGCGGGCTCCAGAGGTATGAGGACTTGCGGGTTTGCTGATTTGGGGATGAGCCTTTGGAGCTCTGACCCGGAGAAACCCGCGGACCGGGGTTCAAATCCCCGTGCCCCCACCAATTTTAGACAATTCTAAAGAACTATTGAAGGAGTAATGAGCTGCTCAGTGGGCGAGGGTTTTCTCAAGATTGGAGATGGGCTTCAACTCGGAAGTTAGTATGCTAAACGTCCTCTCGTCCAGGGATTCCCTATCCACGGTCACTATAACGAGTCCCCTGTTGAGGGTGGCGAAGTCTTTTATGCTGGTTATGAATTTAAGAACCGCATCCTCCCCGTTCTCAAGGATAAAGTACTCCACACAGTCGATAAGGATCACCTTATCAATATTGGCCATCTCAAGGAACCTTCTGAGGTTATCCATTATAACCTCCAGCTTCGTTGGGCTCACCGCATCGTCGTGCTGAACCGTAGATACCCACATCACCGGGATCAGCTTGAGACCGAGTTTTTTGCGGAACATATCAGGTGGATCTCTTGTAACGGCTATCCCGGGCATGCGATAGCGTTTTGCGAGTTCCACAAAAATACGGTGAGCCCGCTCCCTATCCCCCCAGTACGCACCGTACCTGAGGGAGTCCACGGGTTCCGAGGCTATCGGGACTATCATGTATTCCCCGCGGGCAAACGGCAGGTATATCATGACGGAGGAGACGAGAAGCAACAGGGCACCGGCGGTGAGCATGACCGAGCGGATCCAAGAGTAGGTGGGGTCATTGTTCAGTACGGTAGTTCTTAGGAGGACGCCTATCACCTGGGCCACCACGACAAGCAAAAACGCGAGGAGGAGTGAATCGAAGGCCCGGATAAAATAGCCGAATCCGAGGTTTTTCTTTGTTTTTCCCCCCATGGCCAGCAGGACAACGACGATTATGGACGTCGCCACGAGGACTATTAAATCCCTGATGAAATATCCCATCGATATTATTTCCGGCATAGTAATAGTTTTGCAGAGGGAATATTTAAACTTTTAACCGGGCTACCAGGAAATCCCGAGAAGAAAGGTGAACGAAAAGGAAAAACAAAATAACTCAGAGGAGATCAGTGAACGAGCTCCGTCAGCAGCTCAAAGGCCCGTTTTTCCATCAGGTACGCGTTCCTTATCTTTGCAACATTGGGCATCCTGCTGTGGAGGCTCCAGAGGGACCCCTCGAGCACAGATACATCGTCGATCCCCCATGCCTCCAGTATGAGGGAAGTGGCATTTTGGTCAAGTTCTATGGCGAGTTTAACCGTGGGGTTCTCCCGGGACAGGTTACCGTTCTCAACGAGCTCGTTCACCTTCCGGTGGTAGTTCAGGTACCACTGCGTCCACACCTTCGACAGCAGGAGCACGGAATTAACACTGTCCGTGCGGGTACTGCCGGCCGAGGAGGCTCCTCCGATGAAGGCCAGTGTCTCCATGGAATACACGTCAACCGTACCGTCCCCTCCAAAGAACGCCATCACCGTGTACTCCCCTGGAGCGGCTGAGATATTGAACAGGGCCTCGTACCTGAAGGGCTCGGACGCCAGGTACTTCACCGGAACGGTGACGTTGTGGACGGTTCCATTCGGCAGCAGGAGGTACACTTCAAGGGTCCTGTCCAGGTACGCAAAGGAGGGGTTGCCGTTTATCACGGTAACGGTTGCATTCAGTGAGACGGGGGTTCCCTCCGTGAGGTTACCCGGCGATGTGACGTTAGTCGAGAGGGTGAGGTTCAGAGTGAAGTCCAAGATCAGCGGATAGTACGAGAGAGGTACCGAGCTTACACCGCTCTCCAGAGTGACGTTGAGGACGCCGACCCCAGCGGTCTTTGGAACAGTGACGAAGAACACACTGGAGGTCCCATTTATCCTTCTCAGCAGTGAGGAGCCTCCAAGGTTGCTCGACGTCTCAATTTCGATGTTCAACGTATCGCTCACAGGAAGCAGCTTGACCACATGGATCGCCACGGTGAAGTTGCCACCAACGCTGGCCTCGTTCGGAACATCGACGTTCACCCTGTATCCGTTTATGTAGACCGAACCGTCGGACGACACGGTTCCGGTACTTTCACTCTCAACCAGAACCTCACCGGTAGCGATGTTGTTGCTGAGTATCACCTCGTTTGGAACGCCGTTTACGACCGCCGTTATGTTGTGTACCCCACCTCCAATACCCGAGAGATTCATAGGGAGCTTCACGAGCACCGGATTTCCAGGGGACACCTCATTGACCACCCTGCTGGACAGTACGAGAGAGCCGTCGAGCACCAGCCTAACCGGAACGTTGTATGCCGTGTAGTTGCCCAGGTTTCTGAGGGCAACAGTTACGTAATACACCCCGCTGGAGTTCACGGTTGTCGGAGCATCCACCAGCCCAACGTCCAGGTCCACCAGGTCCTTCGGAACCGCTACGACCAAGATACCCCTGCTGATGGAGTACCTTGCCCCGTCCACGGTGTAGTTGACGGTCACGTTCAGCATGTCGACCCCTGTTCCCGTCGATTTGAGGGAAATTGGAATGACCGAGTACTCCCCAAGGGGCACCCTTTCAAGGGTGGTGTTCGGGACAACAATTCCCCTGAGGGACGCCACACCGACCGTGACGTTGTCCACCGATAGGGAAGTACTCCTGAAAAGAACCACACTGAGGTTGTAGCTGTCGGAGTCTCCCATTCCAACTGCCTCCGGAACCGAGAGGGCAACGTAATCCGGAACCGGGCGGTACTCGCCAAAGGTAACGTTCATGCGTATGCTCCTGAAGTACACCGCGGTGGAGTTCGATTCGTAGAACCTTACGGGATAGACTGTAACGACCCCGTAGTTCACCCCATCAGAGCTGTACGTCCTGAAGGAATACGGCACTATCGGATACACGGCGTCCGCGGGCACGATATAGGGGGAGGAGAGATTGCCCACAGTGTACTCTATCCTGGCGGGAGTTACGTTCTCAATAGTGACGGCATCGAAGAGGACCACGGATATGCCAGTTATTGACTGGTTCTGGGGCATTGTGAATATGAACCTGTACCCCTGGAACTGCGGAACGCCTGGCCTCGGGGAGTACATTATCAGACCCACTTCAGTCTGATTGTCCGGGAGATCGCCGCCAAACCGCACGGAGGTGGTGTTGATGAGCAGATACGTTCCAGATGGGGTTTCTACTGGCATCGGTTTCAGGGTAACGTTCACAGGAACAACCCCCGGATAGGGGGTGGGGGATGTGACAGGGGAAGGGTCATCGTACGGGGCAGTCCTCAGCCCGGGCGGGCCTATGTAGTACACCTGGTTGCTGTTGAATTTCGCGGTCTCCAAGTCGGCCCACAGCTTGAAGACCTTGGAAGTCACCGACAGGATGTTGGATATGAACTTAGACACCCGTCCGGCAGTCACCTTAAACTCCCCAACCCTCAAGCTCACGTATCCGTGTATCAGACGGGTCTCGTGCCTTTTCTTAATTTGGACGTTGTGGAGGATACCGTAGTGCAGGGAAACGCCCGGAAGTTTCTGGAGTATAGCTGGATATCCCCTGATGTCAGCGTACGCTTTTATGAACCTGAGGAGGGAGGCACCTTCAAGCTCGGGAGCGTCCACATCACTGCCCAGAAGTTCAGCCGCAAGCGCATCAAAGCCGGTGATTCTCGTAATCTCTGCCATTTTCCCATCGTCGGACATCGCCCTGATGTCCCTCCCCAGTATTATGGTGTTGATATCAGTCGAGGCCGTGGTGTAACTCATCACGGATATGTCGGACTGTATATCAAGGGATATCGGCAGGGCCTCCTTTGAATCCTCGGAGGGCATCTCGGTATGGGATCCAGAACCTTCCTCGTCCGAACCGCCCAGCCCCTCAAGCAACCAGCTCATAACGTTGGATATCGTCGCGGACGAACCGGCACGGACGATGTAGTCCTCCCTGGCAATATCGATAGTCCTAGGAATCGTGTCACCCTTGCCCGAGGCTATATCCTCCGATATCTGGCGCATGAGGGTGTGGGCGGAGGCGGGTTCGAGCGCGTACATGGGTAGCATGGTGGTGGCGTCCGAACCCACAAGCGCGTTCTCGAGATACTCGGAGGAGTACATTACACCGACCAAGGCGTAGTCGACCCTGAGAAGTGCCTCATCGACGAGGTTGTACATAGAACTCAGCATGTCCACTATATCCTCTCTCGCAAGGCCCAGCGAAGTTACTTGATTGACTATCCACAGAGAGGCGTCGATTAAGTTGAAGCCCAGAATTGAAACGGATTCCAGGGTATCCTCGATGACATCCCTGACATGGTTCCTGCGAAGATACTTGGTCTCCTCCATATACTTAAGCGCCTGGGCCAGATCACCGTTTGAGGGACGAACCTTTATTGAGAGCGGAGTCCAGCTAAATTCCTTGTGTACTTCCCAAGCGAACAGTTTTCCATGGAGGCCCATGTTCAACCGAACCTTCAGGTAGCCATCGCTGCCGATGCCCACAGCGAATTTTGCCCACAGTGCATCTTCGATTCCAAGACGGGCACTGACATCAATCGCCCCATCCGTGGAGAGGGCCGCATTTAGAGAGGCCAGGTACTCGACCCACCAGAGACCGCCACCGCTAAGGGCATTAAGGATTATCTGACCAATGTCAAACTCAATCGTACCGATATACCTCTGGTGTAGGGGGAGGCCGGTGAAAATCTCCGCCGCACCGGGCCTGGAGTGGTATGTGGTGGACAGCACAAGCGGCACGTATCCCTTCGGAGATACCACCACGTAAGGACTCTCGTTATCAATCACGGGGTATTTTACGGTGTCGTAGCCGCTCTTCTTAACAAGGAACGGCTTGGCGTACTCAAGCCCGCGGAGCCCTGAGTCGTCGGAGTACTCAATCAAATTCCCGTCGGATAGATCGAACCCGTTGAGGACATCGGAGTACGACAGGCGTACTGGATGGTTACCGTACCGGTTTTCATATTCCTTTGTGGCGCGTATCCCCTGGAAAACCGCCTCCTCAGTGGGATACGGCCCAACGAACACAACGTTCTGGGGGCGGAAGGTGTTGAAGAGGAGGTACGTTTTGTGGACTGAGTCAATGTCATCATCGTTATTCGTGAAGGCCACAGAGTAGCCCTCCTTGATGGAATCGCGCGCCAGTTTAATCCACGCGGGCATGGCCATTCCGGTGATGTAATCCGTGTACACCCTACCCGAATCTGGTATTTCAGCCAGTGCCTTGTCGAGGTACTTTGTAAAGTATCTGGTGTTCACGATAAAGACCCTGTCCACCGGGGCCATCCCGGGATTCACAACCACGAAATCACTCACAACCTGCTCAGGAGTCGATGCGAACGGTTTCACCGAAACATCCACAAGCTTGGAGCCACTCCACTGCGTGGATATGTAAACTGGGGATGAGTAAACCATGTAGTACCTCTGGTAGGCCTTTCCAGCGCTGTCAGCCAGGTCAGAGGAAACAACCACGTAGTACACCCAGTATTTGGAACCCCTGTCTATGTACCCAAGGTCTATACGCCCACTGAAGTAGCCGTTCAGATCGGACCTCAGGTGTACTCTCTTCTCCGCGAGCTTGGTCTCACTGCCATCCTCGGAAACCCCGATAAGAACGACGGTCAGGTTATCCTCGACAGGATAGTCATCCGCGATGGCACGGTATCCGTAGTTCACCAGCAGCATTGTCCCGGTGAAGTAGTCGGCAAAATATATCCCGGTCCCTTCGTCCACAGTTGGACCCGTGAGGGACACCCATCCTGCGGACATCTCCACGTCCACGTTGGGATTCCTGACGGTAATCGACAGACTCTTAGGCCACCACCCCACTGAGGTGCGGGCGCGTACGGTGAGGTTATAGACGCCGCTTTCAGAGGGAGCGGTCACGTAGAGCTTGGCCTCACACGGGGAAACAACGGCAAAATCATCAATGGGAGCGTACGTACCGTTGAACATGACGCTGAAGTACCTCTCCCTCAGCGGGTACTGGCACCGTCCATCGGCATCGTAAACGTTGACGGTGATTTCAATGGTCTCGTTGGGATCGTAGACCTTTTTGTCAGTACCTATCGAAAGGCGGGTGTTGGAGAGGTCCAGGCTGGCGCCTTCAACGGCATCGAGTATCCACCCGACTATTGAAGAGGTATCTGAGAGGTACGCGTACCTGCCACCGGTCGAGGTAGAAACGTTCTCCCATATGTAGTGGGACTCCTCCCCCCAGTAACCGGCGCAGAGGACACTGTATATATGTACATCATTCTCGTTGGCCATTGCGATGATATCCCTGTACGTCAAATTGGAACGGTCAACGGTACCGTCTATCTCGGGATCATGGGGCGGGGCGTCTGTTATGAGGATAATGGCCTTGTAAACGTTTTTACGCCAGGTGAGGTTGTTTATGGCCAGAGAAAGTGCATAGATATGCGACTCCGGCCAGTCACCACCACCCCACGCGGAGAGGTTATTGACGGCGAAGATAAAATCTTCAGTGTTGTAAGTGAAGGGCAGCACTATCTTCCCTGGCCAATCTTCTGTGTCAAAGGACGACTCGGGCCAGTCGCGGAAATCCACAAGCGAGAACCTGGCATCGGGGAAGTAATACTGTATCTCATCGACCAGCCGGGTGACGTTTCTCTTAACGGCATCTATGTCGTCCCACATGCTTCCTGTGGTGTCTATGACAAACGCTATGTCCAGAGCGTAATCCGTACTCCCCTGAGAGCCACTTTCAGAACCGCCGGCGAGAACAGGGGCAGCCGGAACCGCGAAAATACTGCCGAGGAGTATTAACAGGACGAAGCCCGCCTTTCCTAAGTGACCCATGTTATCTCCTCCAGTACGATCCATACCACGGGATGAACTTCGAACACAAACTACAAAAGTACAGCTAATAAACTTAACCCCGAGATCAATCGAAGTTATTCTCCAAAAGTATAAAACCAGAAACGCACCACGGGGATACAGTCATCCGAGTCCGGGCCCCTACAGGGGTCTGAAAAAGAAAAAGTCACTTCAGCTTCTCCAGGATTATCGCGGGGCAGACCTTGGTGACGCCATCAAGCCTGCCTATCTTGTTGGAGATTATGTCGGACAGGTCCTCCCCATCCCTGGCCCAGACCTCGGCCATTATCATGTGGTCACCGCTGGTCAGGTACACCTCCCTCACGAAATCGAACTCCTTGAGCTTCTCGGCAACGTCAAATATCTTCTCCGGCAGCGTGTCAACGCCCGTGAGGCTGACCAGGTTGTAGCCCAGTTTTGACGGGTCAACGACGACGGTGTACTGCTTTATAACCCCCGCCTCCTCCAGGGCCTTTACGCGCTTCCTTACGGCGGTCTCACTTATGCCAAGGACCTTCGCTATCTCCGTGAACGGAGTGCGGGCGTCCTTGGTGAGCATCTCGATTATGATGTTATCTCTCTCGTCAAGCATTTTCATCACCTCTATTTACCTCTATGCAGACCAAGTATATTAAGTTTTTGAACCCAGGGGTTCTAAAATTAAACCCCAAGTTTAAGTTTGACAACCGTCTCCACGTGGGGCGTGTGCGGGAACATGTCAATCCCCACCGCGGTCTCTAGCGAGTAAACCCCTGCCAGTTCGTCGAGATTGGCCCTGAGGGTCTTTGGATTGCAGGAGACGTAAACGATGCTTTGCGGTTTGTCTTTTAAGATTTTCCTTATCAGTTTGGGATGCAATCCCGCCCTTGGCGGATCAACTATTACTGTATCATATTCCGAAAGATTTTCGACGTCCCGATCCTGGCCGACCCTGAACGCGGCGTCAACGCCGTTGAGCTCGGCGGTTCTGTTCGCCATCTCCACCGCGAAGGGATTTACCTCGATTCCCTCAACGGAGAACCCCCTTTTGGCCAGATAGATGCCGAAGGTCCCCACGCCGGAGTAGAGGTCGAGGACTTTCCCACCCTCGACCAGTTCGGCCACTTTCCTAACCAGCGTTACGGCTTGGTAGCTGTTCGTCTGGAAGAAGCTGTTTGGATGGATCAGGTAGGTAACGTCGTCGAGCCGCTCCCGTATGAACTCACTGCGCCAGAAGCGCTCTATCTCCCCGTAGGAGACATCGCTCGGGGTCCGGTTCACGCTCCAGTACACCGAGTCCGCGTAGTCAAAGTATTCCGGGAACTCCGCGGGGAGCTCACCTTCCGATGTGACGAGGTTAACCATCAGCTCGCCCGTGAACTTGCCCTCGCGGATGACGATGTAGCGCAGAAAGCCCTCGTTCTTCCGTATCTCGTACAAACTCGGGGCGTGGTCCTCTATAAACTCCCTCAGAGAGCGGAGAACCATCCTGCTGGATTCGCCGAAGACGGGGCACCACTCGATATCAACCGCGTCCCACCACGTGCCGCGCCTCCTGAACCCAATACCGTTTGTCGAAATGACAACATCGATGCGATTTCTGTGACCGTAAATCACGGGTGATGGAATAACTTCGACGTCCATACCAAGAAGTGCCGAGAGCTTCTCCGCCTTGAACTCAACCTGCCTCTCGTAGGGGACGTGCTGAAGAAGGCATCCCCCGCAGACCCCAAAACTGGGACACACCGGTTCCACTCTGCTGGATGAGGGCTCTACGACCTCAAAATCGGTGGCGGTTAGCTTCCGTTTTTTCTTCCGCCATTTTTTCACTTCAACAACGTCGCCGGGTGCGGTGAAAGGAACGTGGATTTCCCTCTTCCCCATACGTACAACGCCCAGTCCCTCATGGTCGAGCCTCTCAACGATTCCCCGCATAATCCCCCCTCCCCGATACGCTTTATAAACCTGCCCTTGGATACCTGCCAACCATGCCCACGGAAGGTTTATTTAGTTCGTTAACGTAACTAGTAACGGTGCCACCGAATGTTCGGCAGGCGTAAGGATGCTGTGTATAAGGTACTCGCCACAAAAAAGAGGGCGGTCGCCCTCCAGAGCCTGAGCGCCGAACTTGAAACACCCGCACCCGCGGTCTTCAGGGCCGTGAAGGAGCTGGAATCCGACGGTCTCGTTGAGGTCTTCTACGGCCAAGACAAGGCCGCCATAATGGTTCGCGCCAAAACAATAGGGGACTACATCTGAGCCCCTTTCAATAATTTTCTTTGGAATTAATGCAGCCGGAGGCCCAGTTAATGGTATCCATAGTCATCACAGGAAGGGGAGGTGCGGGAAAAACAACACTGAGCGCAAACCTGAGCACGTACTTCTCACGAGGGGGCTACCGCTCGCTCGTCGTGGACGGCGACCTGTACCTCCCAAAGCTCGCCTTTCACTTCGGGATATACAACCCCCAGTACAACATCCACACCCTTCTGAAGAACCCGAACATGAGGGTGGTCGATGCGGTCTACCACGACCCGAAGACCAAAGTTGATATCCTACCCGGCAGTTCCAAGTTATACGACGTCATCGACCTCGACCAGAAAAGACTGAGGGAGATAGTGAGGGAGATCGGAACCCGGTACCGGGTTACCATAATAGACTCACCCGTTGGGATACCCTTCGATACGATATCAACCTTCCGGCTCGCCCAGTACCAGCTCATCATAGTGGAGATAGAGCGCTGCCCGATACACTCTGTACACAGAATGATCGAGAACGAGGTCGTGAAGCTCAAATCGCTGGGGGACGCGTACGGCCTCAAGGTCGGCGTAATACTCAACAAGGTGCGGGAATCGTCCCGTAGTGTGGATGATATAATCGACTTTCTCGAGTAC encodes:
- a CDS encoding VWA domain-containing protein; the protein is MGHLGKAGFVLLILLGSIFAVPAAPVLAGGSESGSQGSTDYALDIAFVIDTTGSMWDDIDAVKRNVTRLVDEIQYYFPDARFSLVDFRDWPESSFDTEDWPGKIVLPFTYNTEDFIFAVNNLSAWGGGDWPESHIYALSLAINNLTWRKNVYKAIILITDAPPHDPEIDGTVDRSNLTYRDIIAMANENDVHIYSVLCAGYWGEESHYIWENVSTSTGGRYAYLSDTSSIVGWILDAVEGASLDLSNTRLSIGTDKKVYDPNETIEITVNVYDADGRCQYPLRERYFSVMFNGTYAPIDDFAVVSPCEAKLYVTAPSESGVYNLTVRARTSVGWWPKSLSITVRNPNVDVEMSAGWVSLTGPTVDEGTGIYFADYFTGTMLLVNYGYRAIADDYPVEDNLTVVLIGVSEDGSETKLAEKRVHLRSDLNGYFSGRIDLGYIDRGSKYWVYYVVVSSDLADSAGKAYQRYYMVYSSPVYISTQWSGSKLVDVSVKPFASTPEQVVSDFVVVNPGMAPVDRVFIVNTRYFTKYLDKALAEIPDSGRVYTDYITGMAMPAWIKLARDSIKEGYSVAFTNNDDDIDSVHKTYLLFNTFRPQNVVFVGPYPTEEAVFQGIRATKEYENRYGNHPVRLSYSDVLNGFDLSDGNLIEYSDDSGLRGLEYAKPFLVKKSGYDTVKYPVIDNESPYVVVSPKGYVPLVLSTTYHSRPGAAEIFTGLPLHQRYIGTIEFDIGQIILNALSGGGLWWVEYLASLNAALSTDGAIDVSARLGIEDALWAKFAVGIGSDGYLKVRLNMGLHGKLFAWEVHKEFSWTPLSIKVRPSNGDLAQALKYMEETKYLRRNHVRDVIEDTLESVSILGFNLIDASLWIVNQVTSLGLAREDIVDMLSSMYNLVDEALLRVDYALVGVMYSSEYLENALVGSDATTMLPMYALEPASAHTLMRQISEDIASGKGDTIPRTIDIAREDYIVRAGSSATISNVMSWLLEGLGGSDEEGSGSHTEMPSEDSKEALPISLDIQSDISVMSYTTASTDINTIILGRDIRAMSDDGKMAEITRITGFDALAAELLGSDVDAPELEGASLLRFIKAYADIRGYPAILQKLPGVSLHYGILHNVQIKKRHETRLIHGYVSLRVGEFKVTAGRVSKFISNILSVTSKVFKLWADLETAKFNSNQVYYIGPPGLRTAPYDDPSPVTSPTPYPGVVPVNVTLKPMPVETPSGTYLLINTTSVRFGGDLPDNQTEVGLIMYSPRPGVPQFQGYRFIFTMPQNQSITGISVVLFDAVTIENVTPARIEYTVGNLSSPYIVPADAVYPIVPYSFRTYSSDGVNYGVVTVYPVRFYESNSTAVYFRSIRMNVTFGEYRPVPDYVALSVPEAVGMGDSDSYNLSVVLFRSTSLSVDNVTVGVASLRGIVVPNTTLERVPLGEYSVIPISLKSTGTGVDMLNVTVNYTVDGARYSISRGILVVAVPKDLVDLDVGLVDAPTTVNSSGVYYVTVALRNLGNYTAYNVPVRLVLDGSLVLSSRVVNEVSPGNPVLVKLPMNLSGIGGGVHNITAVVNGVPNEVILSNNIATGEVLVESESTGTVSSDGSVYINGYRVNVDVPNEASVGGNFTVAIHVVKLLPVSDTLNIEIETSSNLGGSSLLRRINGTSSVFFVTVPKTAGVGVLNVTLESGVSSVPLSYYPLILDFTLNLTLSTNVTSPGNLTEGTPVSLNATVTVINGNPSFAYLDRTLEVYLLLPNGTVHNVTVPVKYLASEPFRYEALFNISAAPGEYTVMAFFGGDGTVDVYSMETLAFIGGASSAGSTRTDSVNSVLLLSKVWTQWYLNYHRKVNELVENGNLSRENPTVKLAIELDQNATSLILEAWGIDDVSVLEGSLWSLHSRMPNVAKIRNAYLMEKRAFELLTELVH
- the lrpA gene encoding HTH-type transcriptional regulator LrpA, which translates into the protein MLDERDNIIIEMLTKDARTPFTEIAKVLGISETAVRKRVKALEEAGVIKQYTVVVDPSKLGYNLVSLTGVDTLPEKIFDVAEKLKEFDFVREVYLTSGDHMIMAEVWARDGEDLSDIISNKIGRLDGVTKVCPAIILEKLK